CCATTTTAAAGGTCAGTGATGCCATGATGGCGGTTCATGAAAATGTTGTCTCTAATAATGAAAATACGCAGAGCGCCCATAATAAACTGAGAAACAACAACCTGGAATTTATGATTGTTATTTATGAAGGCAGACCGGAAGGATATGTGAATGACGAGGCGCTAAAAGATACTGATACAGAAGTCACAAACGTAACAAGACCATTTACCAGGGTTATCCATGAAGACGAAAGCCTTAGAGATGTTATGTCCCACATGCTGGTAAGTAAAGTAAGGCATCTTCCTGTTGTTGACAGTGAAGGTCTTATATCAGGGACTATCAGCTACAGGGATATCCAGAGATGTATCAGGGATATCTACAAAAAAAATAAATTATAATATCCGCACATATGAAAAGCATGAGTCAATAACATGAGTATTTTGGATTATATATATAAAAACGCAGACAGGTGCTGGGCTCTGACCCTGGAACACATCTGGATTGTATTTTTCTCTGTTTTTATTGCCACGCTCATTGCGGTTCCTGCGGGTATTGCAATAACAAGAAATGATCGAGTTGCTGAAAAGGTTATCAGTACAGCAAATATTCTTATGACAATTCCGTCAATTGCGCTTTTCGGAATCATGCTTCCCTTTTTATCCATGTTCGGCCATGGCCTTGGAAAGGTGCCGGCCATCATAGCACTGGTACTATACAGCCAGTTGCCAATTATTAGAAACACCTATACTGCCGTAAAAAATGTACCGCCGTCTCTTATTGAAGCAGGCAGGGGAATCGGGATGGGAAGCTGGTCAAGAATGAAGCAGATAGAAATTCCAATGGCTGTTCCGGTTATAATTTCAGGATTAAGAACCGCGGCTGTTATGAATATTGGCATAGCGGCAATCGCAGCCTATATCGGGGCTGGCGGACTTGGTGTCTTTATACAGCAGGGTATAGCCAGGGCATATGATGAGATGATACTTGCAGGTGCCCTCCTGGTGGCATTGCTTGCAATATTTGTTGATTTATTTATGGCGCTTGTTGAAAGGTTACTGACCCCAAAGGGACTTATTGTCTCAAGGGAGCGAAACAAATGCATCTGTTAACATTTAAGGCATACAGGTTTACACTGCTGGTGATTCTGGTCGCTGCGGGAGTATTCATTGAAAGGGCCGGATTTATAAAATATCTTTCTGATCCCTTTGAGATGCGTTTCACCATAAACCTTATATTGCAGCATATAAACATGGTGATTGTAAGCATCTCTGCCGCTGCATTTATCGGGTTGACAATTGGCATTATCTTTACCCGACCAAAGTTTAAAAAATATTCAGGGGTCGTCATGTATATTGTGGGTCTGGGACAGACAGTACCTTCCCTGGCGGTCATAGCCATTTCTATGAGCTTTATTGGAATAGGTTTTAAGGCTGCGGTTTTTGCGCTTTGTATATATTCAGTTCTGCCCATTGCCAGGAATACACTGGCAGGGATATCCTCTGTGCAATCATGGATCATTGATGCGGCCAGGGGAATCGGTATGTCTGAATGCAGAATACTTTTTCAGATTGAAATACCTAATGCCATGAAGGTGATACTCACTGGGTTCAGGATTGCCCTTATAATAAATATAGGAACAGCCTCCCTGGCCTTTTTAATTGGTGCTGGCGGACTTGGAGACCATATCTTCACAGGTATCTCACTAATGAGAATGGATAAAATTCTGGCAGGCGCAATACCAACAACCCTGCTTGCCCTCTTTGCGGATTATCTTTGTGGGCTTCTTGGCTTCTTAATCATTCCAAAGGGGCTTAGACTTGATGAAAAAGCTGTTTAGTATGGAAATATGATATGAATAGATTTAAAAATATGTTTCTTTTTATACCGGTCTTATTGTTTTCTATTTTTTCCATTTCAATAACTGCATATGCAGAGAAAAAAATAGTAATTGGAGGAAAGAACTTTACCGAACAGCATATTCTTTCTGAACTGGCCGGAATACTTCTTGAAAAGAATGGCTTTGATGTGAAAATGCGGACAGGCGTAGGCTCAACAGTTGCGCGACAGTCCCTTGAAAAGGGCCAGATCGATCTCTATTATGAGTATACAGGGACTGCATACACGATATACCACAAGCAGAAAGACAGGGACATCATGACCGATCATGATAAATGCTATGACTGGGTTAAAAACACCGACTCAGTTAAGGGTCTGATCTGGCTTGATCCTGTTCAATTCAATAACACATATACATTGCTAATGAGAAATAAACAGGCAGAAAACCTGGGCATAAAAAGCATAAGTGACCTGGGTGATTATATAAACAGAAACAAGAAGAAACTTGTTGTGGGAGTGGGCGCCGAGTTCTGGGAGCGCCCTGACGGATTTAAGCCTCTCATGAAAATGTACGGCTTCTCCATACCTTACAATAAACTGATAAAGATGGATGACGGTCTTGTCTATAAAGCATTGAAGGAGCGTCAGATCGATGTATCAATGGGCTTTGCAACGGACGGTCGAATATCTTCATTTGGTTTTGTTGTTCTCAGGGATGATAAAGGGTATTTTCCTGTGTATAATCCTGCACCTGTCATCAGAAAAGATGTGCTGGATGAATATCCGGAAATAAAAGATATCCTTAAGCCTGTTGCTGAAAAGCTTACTACTAAGGAAATGCAGCGTCTG
The sequence above is drawn from the Desulfatiglans sp. genome and encodes:
- a CDS encoding ABC transporter permease → MSILDYIYKNADRCWALTLEHIWIVFFSVFIATLIAVPAGIAITRNDRVAEKVISTANILMTIPSIALFGIMLPFLSMFGHGLGKVPAIIALVLYSQLPIIRNTYTAVKNVPPSLIEAGRGIGMGSWSRMKQIEIPMAVPVIISGLRTAAVMNIGIAAIAAYIGAGGLGVFIQQGIARAYDEMILAGALLVALLAIFVDLFMALVERLLTPKGLIVSRERNKCIC
- a CDS encoding ABC transporter permease; this translates as MHLLTFKAYRFTLLVILVAAGVFIERAGFIKYLSDPFEMRFTINLILQHINMVIVSISAAAFIGLTIGIIFTRPKFKKYSGVVMYIVGLGQTVPSLAVIAISMSFIGIGFKAAVFALCIYSVLPIARNTLAGISSVQSWIIDAARGIGMSECRILFQIEIPNAMKVILTGFRIALIINIGTASLAFLIGAGGLGDHIFTGISLMRMDKILAGAIPTTLLALFADYLCGLLGFLIIPKGLRLDEKAV
- a CDS encoding glycine/betaine ABC transporter substrate-binding protein, with the translated sequence MFLFIPVLLFSIFSISITAYAEKKIVIGGKNFTEQHILSELAGILLEKNGFDVKMRTGVGSTVARQSLEKGQIDLYYEYTGTAYTIYHKQKDRDIMTDHDKCYDWVKNTDSVKGLIWLDPVQFNNTYTLLMRNKQAENLGIKSISDLGDYINRNKKKLVVGVGAEFWERPDGFKPLMKMYGFSIPYNKLIKMDDGLVYKALKERQIDVSMGFATDGRISSFGFVVLRDDKGYFPVYNPAPVIRKDVLDEYPEIKDILKPVAEKLTTKEMQRLNAMVDIEHKEISEVGLKWLKDQGIIF